In the Bacteroidales bacterium genome, TCCCTTTTCGCTCTTCTTTTAGCTTAGCATCAAATGCCCAATCGCTTTTTGTTTTTCCTTTAAATTTGGTATTTTTTCCTTCTCTATCCCAATCGTCTTTTCTTCGGTAAGCAGGTCCTTTTTGTCTGTTATTATCTTGTTTACCTCTTGATTTATAGTCTTTATACTTTTCTTTTTTACTGCCTTCGTAGATTTCGAATTTCTCAAAACGACATTCAAGGGGTCCGTTATAAAGTTCGAGTTTTTGCGATGGATATAAGCCGATTTGCTTTAGAGCAATAATATCAGAACTGATTATCCAAGCATTATATCCGCCATATTTTTGTTTCATTGTATCGCCCATTTCACGATATAATTCCACAATATCGCGTGTTTTGATACGCTCTCCATAAGGTGGATTACAAACCATTATTCCGGGACCTTTAGGAGGATTAAATTCTTGCATTGGGACTTGCTCAAGCTGTATTTCGTTTTTAAGATGTGCCGATTTAATATTTTTTTCAGCAATTGTAATCATCCCGGCAGCAAGATCGGTTCCAACTATTTTGTAGTCAAAATCTTGTTGTTGTGCTAAGGCATCAATTTTAATTTCTTTCCATAGCTCAGCATCAAAATCTTTAAAGTTCTGAAAGCCAAAGAAATCGCGATAGCTGGCAGGTGGAATATTCATTGCAATTAAAGCTGCTTCTATAAGTAAAGTTCCCGAGCCGCACATTGGATCAACAAAATTGCTTTTTTTGTCCCAGCCGCTTAATAGAATCATACCCGCGGCCAAAACTTCGTTCAAAGGAGCAGAGCCGGCACTTACACGGTAGCCGCGCTTGTGTAAAGATATATTCGAACTGTCTAAGGAAACGGTACAATGATCGTCTTTAATAAAGATGCTAATACGTAAATTGGGACGTGTAGTCTCAACATTTGGTCTTTCTTTAAATTTGAATACAAACTGGTCAGCAATAGCATCTTTTGTTTTTAAAGCAGCATATTGCGAGTGGTTTATTTTGGAATTGCTAAGAGTGGCATCAATAGCAAAGGTATCTTCCAATCCCATAAGTTGCGACCAATCTATAGAACGAATGCCTTTGTATAAAGCCAACTCATCGGCAGCAGGAAAGTCTGCTATTGGTTTTAAAATTCTTATGGCGGTTCTGCACCAGTAATTAGCTGTGTATAAGTCTTTTAAGTCGCCTTTAAATGAAACGGCGCGATTAAGTATTTCTACTTCATTTATTTGTAAATCTCGAAGTTCTTGTGCTAAAATTTCTTCTAATCCGGCAAATGTTTTAGCTATGTATAAATCTTTCAATGTCTATGCTTTAAGTTTTTTGCAAAGATAGCTTTTTCTTAGGCTCGCTTTAACTAAAATTTCTTTTGATAAATATGGCAATATGGAGTGCCTCCTTTGTTTTTATAATAGTTTTGGTGATAATCTTCTGCTTTCCAGAATGTAGTAGCAGGACTAAGTTCTGTGGCTACATCAAAACCATTTTTCTGTAATTCGGCTATTAGCTTTTTAGCTGTTTCCTTTTCTGTTTCAGAGGTGTAGAATATTGCAGAGCGGTATTGTGTTCCAATATCGGGTCCTTGACGGTTTCGCTGACTTTGGTCGTGGGTTTCAAAAAATATTTTCGTTAACTCTTCATAACTTATTTTGTTTGCATCGAAAATAACTTTTACCGTTTCTGCATGAGCTGTTTGTCCCGTACACACTTGCTCGTAAGTTGGGTTGTCGCGATGTCCTCCCATATATCCGACTTCCGTTGATATTACTCCTTTTTGCTTCTGAAAGTGATATTGAGTTCCCCAAAAACAACCGCTTGCAAAATAGGTAGTGTCAAAATTTTCTACGGGAAGTTTTACGGCTTCAAAATTAAGAGATATAGAGTTTACACAATGACGGATATTTTTATCGGTAAATTTTTCACCTTCAAAAATATGTCCAAGATGAGCACCGCAATTAGCGCAAAGAATTTCCGTTCTTTTGCCATCGGCATCTAATTTACGCTCAATAGCTCCCGGAATTTCATCGTCAAAGCTTGGCCATCCGCAATGTCCGTCAAATTTATCGTCTGATTTATATAGGTGAGCACCACATCTTTTACAGTTGTAAGTGCCACTTTCTGTATGTTCGTTATACTGTCCGGAAAAAGGACGTTCCGTTCCTTTATATACTATTACCTTTTCTTCCTCTGCTGTTAATGCTTTGTATTTTGGTTTATTTTGGCTGTTTGTAGACATAATTGTAAATATTAATAGAGATGCTAAAACTATTGTTTTTTGTTTCATATGCAAAGAAACTTAAAATTGATTTCTGTTCCGAAGATAAGTTCTAAAAAGCTGTTAAAAAAATAATCATTTAAAAACTTGATATATATTTTGGTATTTTGTATTATTGTGATATTAAAATAATATCATTACAAATTATAAATTTACTATATTATGAAAGAAGAAAAAGAATTTAGTCCATCATCAGGTTATTTTATGTTATTTATAACTTTAATATTAATTCTTGTACCAATTCCATTAATTATTCTGTCGAAAATGATTGTTTTATTGGTTTTCTTAGTCATTGGAATCTTTTTGGCAATTGGATTTTTCATTGTTAATCCAAACGAATCGATGGTTATGGTTTTATTTGGCTCATATAAAGGAACCGTGAGTAATAACGGATTTTTCTGGGCTAACCCTTTTTTTACAAAAAGAAAGATATCATTACGAGCAAGGAATATAGATAGTTCGCCTATTAAAGTGAATGATCATGTAGGAAATCCGATTATGATAGGAATTGTATTGGTTTGGAGAGTTAATAATACGTTTAGAGCTGCTTTTGACGTTGATGATTACATTCAGTTTGTAGAGATACAATCAGAAGCCGCAATTAGGAAGTTAGCAGGTGATTATCCTTACGATAATTTTGATGATGAGGGTGCTGATATTACGCTAAGATCAGGAGGCGAGATTGTTAATCATAAGCTTGAGCATGCACTTAAGGAACGCTTAGAAATTGCTGGAATAGAGGTAATGGAAGCTCGTATTTCTCATTTAGCCTACGCCCAAGAAATTGCTCAAGCTATGCTAAAACGTCAACAAGCTACCGCTATTGTAGCAGCACGGTTTAAGATAGTTGAGGGTGCTGTTAGTATGGTTAAAATGGCTCTTGATCAGTTGAAGGAAGAGGATATTATTGAAATGGATGATGAGCGTAAAGCCGCTATGGTTAGTAATTTGATGGTTGTTTTGGTTAGTGATAAAGATGCTGCTCCCATTGTAAATACAGGAACACTTCATCATTAATTTTTTGGGTAAAAAGTATTCTAAAATGTCTGAGAAGAAAAAAATCAATAAAAAAAAGGCTTTTGCTTTACGCTTAAATCCAAAAATGATGGATGCACTTGAAAAATGGGCTGCTGATGATTTTCGGAGTATGAATGGTCAGATAGAGTGGCTACTTTCAGAAGCGTTAAAAAAGGCAGGACGAAAGTTAAAATGAATATTAGATTAATATCTGTACCCTTAAATGGTAATATTTATTTCATATTGTTAAATTAATCTTGCATTGATGAACAAAATAATCTAAACTATATTTGT is a window encoding:
- a CDS encoding bifunctional methionine sulfoxide reductase B/A protein translates to MKQKTIVLASLLIFTIMSTNSQNKPKYKALTAEEEKVIVYKGTERPFSGQYNEHTESGTYNCKRCGAHLYKSDDKFDGHCGWPSFDDEIPGAIERKLDADGKRTEILCANCGAHLGHIFEGEKFTDKNIRHCVNSISLNFEAVKLPVENFDTTYFASGCFWGTQYHFQKQKGVISTEVGYMGGHRDNPTYEQVCTGQTAHAETVKVIFDANKISYEELTKIFFETHDQSQRNRQGPDIGTQYRSAIFYTSETEKETAKKLIAELQKNGFDVATELSPATTFWKAEDYHQNYYKNKGGTPYCHIYQKKF
- a CDS encoding RNA methyltransferase translates to MKDLYIAKTFAGLEEILAQELRDLQINEVEILNRAVSFKGDLKDLYTANYWCRTAIRILKPIADFPAADELALYKGIRSIDWSQLMGLEDTFAIDATLSNSKINHSQYAALKTKDAIADQFVFKFKERPNVETTRPNLRISIFIKDDHCTVSLDSSNISLHKRGYRVSAGSAPLNEVLAAGMILLSGWDKKSNFVDPMCGSGTLLIEAALIAMNIPPASYRDFFGFQNFKDFDAELWKEIKIDALAQQQDFDYKIVGTDLAAGMITIAEKNIKSAHLKNEIQLEQVPMQEFNPPKGPGIMVCNPPYGERIKTRDIVELYREMGDTMKQKYGGYNAWIISSDIIALKQIGLYPSQKLELYNGPLECRFEKFEIYEGSKKEKYKDYKSRGKQDNNRQKGPAYRRKDDWDREGKNTKFKGKTKSDWAFDAKLKEERKGTKDKFPKSDEHRKEHRSDYKNRDEKSDYSERRTPRRTFDKSDNKHKRRSDSDTKDERSNYADRSRGPRR
- a CDS encoding SPFH domain-containing protein, with the translated sequence MKEEKEFSPSSGYFMLFITLILILVPIPLIILSKMIVLLVFLVIGIFLAIGFFIVNPNESMVMVLFGSYKGTVSNNGFFWANPFFTKRKISLRARNIDSSPIKVNDHVGNPIMIGIVLVWRVNNTFRAAFDVDDYIQFVEIQSEAAIRKLAGDYPYDNFDDEGADITLRSGGEIVNHKLEHALKERLEIAGIEVMEARISHLAYAQEIAQAMLKRQQATAIVAARFKIVEGAVSMVKMALDQLKEEDIIEMDDERKAAMVSNLMVVLVSDKDAAPIVNTGTLHH
- a CDS encoding Arc family DNA-binding protein, whose translation is MSEKKKINKKKAFALRLNPKMMDALEKWAADDFRSMNGQIEWLLSEALKKAGRKLK